In Danio aesculapii chromosome 8, fDanAes4.1, whole genome shotgun sequence, the genomic stretch aaagggtgAAAGAAAAATAATGGGTAGAAGGAAAAAAAaggatggaagaaaaaaaagggtagaagaaaaaaaagggtagaagaaaaaaatggtggaagaaaaaaaaaagggtagAAGAAAAATATGGGTAGAAGAAAAaaatggtggaagaaaaaaaaagggtagaagaaaaaaaatggtggaagaaaaaaaaagagtagaagaaaaaaaatggtggaagaaaaaaaatgggtagaagaaaaaaatgggtagaagaaaaaaaatgggtggaagaaaaaaatgggtagaagaaaaaaaatgggtggaagaaaaaaaaagggtaAAAGAAAAATATGGGTAGAAGAAAAAtatgggtggaagaaaaaaaaaaggtggaagaaaaaaaaagggtagaagaaaaaaaatggtggaagaaaaaaaagggtggaagaaaaaaaaagggtggaagaaaaaaaatgggtagaagaaaaaaatgggtagaagaaaaaaaatgggtagaagaaaaaaaagggtAGAAGAAAAATATgggtagaagaaaaaaaatggtggaagaaaaaaaaaaggtggaagaaaaaaaaagggtagaagaaaaaaaatggtggaagaaaaaaaagtgtggaagaaaaaaaagtgtggaagaaaaaaaaatgcgtagaagaaaaaaaaaggatggaagaaaaaaaagggtggaagaaaaaaagagtagaagaaaaaaaaataagtagaagaaaaaaaatgggtaaacgcgcagctttaatggaaagaaagtgaatgcagacagttttatattaatttcatcgtttaatttcattaatttcaaCAACAGTTTTTCGAGGGAACGCAAAATCTTTCGAAAATACGTTTACCTATCACTctgtggctgcgtccgaaaccgcatacttccatactatacagtacactaaaatcagGACGCGAGTCGAGTAGTACAtccgaaaatcagtatgcgagaagtacccggatgacttactacttccggcgagattctgaagtgcgcatcccatgcatgctgcgctatcccatgatgccccacgagcGAATTCATAAATGGGGaaaactgacgcaggtaggtcacatgaccaaGACGAAATTGCGGATGttgtacatccgaattccattcatccCTCCTACGTTCatactgtattgaccttattcttcgatgcggaagtgtgctcgtttttgcgattgttttagaacttccgactccgctgcctatgggagaaatgactaggaataataaacgacagaaaacggtcaaactactggctctacacgcaagtgttttcatgactatacagacaacgtagaataatataagaagaaaacgtcagtttgcaacatcaagcagcaaaacaagccgttttaaacgtctaaaaatgaatggaagtgaatgagacaggAAGTCTCGAGCCATAaggattccaatggctgcgcccgctcgtacgtaaagaataaggtcaatacagcgtacttttctaacggccgagtagcacgtttaaattcaaatgcagcacctactgagtagtaggcggtttcggacgcagcctatttttttttctccaccgtCACGTCCCTTTCGGGTCTCCGTAGTTCATGGCAtccaataccccagtttgtcaggggggcatgcatgaaatgtcccAGAATGAAAGTGagagtgccaaactgcagttaaagtcgactaattaaaaatgaaactccggaggaaacgtggatatcCTGgcgacgcaatgacgttaatcgaatgaTGTGTTATACGTAAACACGTAAACCGCCTTCATcttattattgtgttattcagattaaagcatataattcgattactgacgtccatgtaaacgtagtcagtcaTACCTCGTGGTAACAGATGGTGAAAGgttgtgtgatgtgtgtgtgtgtgctcaccttACGGCTTTAATTCCAGATCTTAAGGAAGCTATCCCAGGATCCTGTGGCCACAGCCATGCCATCATCAGTGACGCCCAAGCAGCTGACGCGATTATCATGACCCGCCAAAACACCTgccaacagacacacacacacacacacacacacacacacacacacatcgcaaagAGTGAGATCTGTGACGCTGAGCACTGTGAGAGTGTGTTCATACGGATCACGTCTGTAATCGGAGTGTGTCGTGTTGTCGCACCTGCGCGGTCGGCTTTGAGAGCGTCCCACACGTTGCAGTTAAAGTCGTCGTATCCGGCGAGCAGCAGGCGTCCGCTCTTGGAAAAGGCCACGGAGGTGATCCCACAGATGATGTTGTCGTGAGAGTAGACCATCAGCTCCTGATCCGCGCGCAGGTCGAACAGCCTGCAGGTGGCGTCGTCTGAGCCCGTGGCGAACGCATTGCCATTGGGGAAGAACTGAGGAGACGAGCAGCTCGGTGagcccttgtgtgctgttgagtgtgtgtctatgtattgtgcgtgtgtgtgtattgtgtgtgtgcgtgcgtgtgtgtattgtgtgtgagagagtcagtttttgtgaatttgtattgtgtgtgtgtatgtgtgtgtgtgtgtgtgtgtgtgtgtgtgtgtgtgtttgtgtatctgaatgtgttttgtgtgtgtgtgtaaatgtgtctgcatgtgtgtgtgtattgtgtgtgagagtgtgtgtacatgtgtgtattgtgcatgtgtgtgtgtttgtgcacgtgtgtgagtgtgtattgtgtgtgagagtgtgtgtactgtgtgtgcatgtgtgtgtactgtgtgtgcatgtgtgtgtattgtgtgtgagaGTCAGTTTTTGTGaatttgtattgtgtgtgtgtgtgtgtatctgaatgtgttttgtgtgtgtgtgtttgtgtgtgtaaatgtgtctgcatgtgtgtgagtgtgtgtgaactgtgtgcatgtgtgtattgtgcatgtgtgtgagtgtgtattgtgtgtgagagtgtgtgtactgtgtgtgcatgtgtgcatgtgtgtgagtgtgcattgtgtgtgaactgtgtgtgcatgtgtttgtacatgtgtgtgagtgtgtattgtgtgtgagaatgtgtgtactgtgtgtgcgtgtgtgagtgcatgtgcatgagtgtgtaatgcgtgcgtgtttgtgagtgtgtttgagtgtgtgcatgtctgtgagtgtgtattgtgtgtttgtaaatgtctgcatgtgtgtgagagtgattttgtgaatgtgtgtattgtgtgcgtgtgtgtattgtgtttgtaaacgtgtctgcatgtgtgtattgtgtgtactTGTAAATGTGTtgatgtgtgagagagagcgtgttgtgtgtgagtgagtgtttgttaaggtgtgtgtgtgtgtgtgtgtgtgttcttacaCAGATGGCGTTGATGTCAGACTCGTGGCCGGTGAAGGTCTGTCTGCACATGCCTTCTCTGACGTCCCACAGTTTAGCGGAGGCGTCGCAGGCGCCCGAAACAAACAGACGAGTGTCTGGAGCCAGAGACAGTGACATCACATCACCGGTGTGACCCGCGAACGTGGTCGTCTGCTGGCCCGTCTCGATGTCCCACAgagcactacacacacacacacacacacacacacacacacacacacaataaagatAAATCATACAGTGAAAAAGTGTAAAGGATTACCTCTAATAATCTAGTGTATGTCAGAGCAgtgatggagtgtgtgtgtgtgtgtgtgtgtgtgtgtgtgtgtgtgtgtgtgtgtgtgtcagttctCAAACTCACCAGGTGGTGTCGCCTGAGCTGGTCACAATCTGGTTATCATCCAGGAAACGGCAGCAGGACAGATAACCTGAGGAAACACAGAGGATcagcagcagaaacacacacacacacacacacacgcacacacacgcacacacacgcacacacacgcacacacacacacagacagacagacagacagacagacagaaacacacacaggcaggcagacacgcacacagacagacagacagaaacacgcacacacacgcgcacacaaacacacagacagacagaaacacacgcacgaacgcacgcacgcacgcagtcACAGACAGACACATGCATAAACATCTGcagacacatgcatgcacactcacacacacgcagacacacacacacacacacacacacacacacagacagacagacagacagacacatgaatacacacacgcacaaacacctGCAGACAAATGCACACAGGCAGacgcatacagacagacagacagacgcaaagacgcacgcacgcacgcgcacacagcCACACAAGCATGCAGACAGTCACACGCATGCAGacaatctctcacacacacacagacacacgcacacatacagacACTCACACGCATGCACGCGCACAAGGAAGAATAGGTTTTAAAAAGCGCAGGCTCACCTGTGTGTCCGGCCAGCTCGCGGCTGACGCGCACGTTCCCCTCGCGGGTCTTCAGGTTGTAGATGGAGCAGATGTTGTCCAAACCTCCGCACGCCACGTAGTTTCCGGACGGCGCGTACGCACAGGTCATCACCCATGAGGAGCGCAGCGGGATGGCAtgaacctgcacacacacaaacacacacacacacacaaacatttcagCTTTTTCAGTCAACAGAGCGTATATATGAAAACACTGCTCCTACTatacattaaaggggacctattgtgcaaaaatccctttaaaacacaggtgtgtgtgtgtgtgtgtgtgtgtgtcagcagtgtgtgaatatctccagcctctaatggtaaacataaccacactttgattgacattctcctttatACGtgtcagagggggaaagccccgcccactagtgaccatctctccctcattagcatagggcgttagtcttgtttttgaatctgccctTATACTGACAAATAGGCAttcatagctccgccctcttctgaaaaaagCATAATCTCATtcgcatttaaagcgacagtcaccaaaatgccacagtagccgcgtttccactatcgcgcctaaagcgagcgagccagggcgagccaaggccagtcgcgtttccacgatcacttccggggcgtaatcgggccaaagcagggcttccttggggccagcgtccggcctttttcggcccgccgaataccttgggccaaggagggccgactggggcttcggggcggggttacgtacaaaggcggagttttcctgtcaggtaaagaggagacaagatgctttcttcccttacatttgttttgctatcgcgcttgatcaacttactaagaagaagaagaaaaaatggatatcTGTGttggaagtaaatgccgccgaactcgaatgtccttatccagggatcgctgtctggccttacaccaacagaccacaaacagtaaaaaagcaatcgcttcggtgttctccatcttccagctctcgtagtgatgccaggttgtgtttgtggttataatttgagttttttgttcccgctgaagtgggcgggttgtgtgacgggttgtgtgacgtttgattcaggggacgttctgggggcggtgtttgcgtgacgcgctgcgagcaactagcccgacagtggaaacgcgacatgatttcggcctcatttctcaacctcccgggctattggcccggcctggcccgattaaagccctggctcgcactggcccgatagtggaaatgcggctaattaGGATCAAAGCTTAAAAGGGTCCATTTCAGAGAGCTAGAAAGCATTAGTAGTGTGATATTTTCAGCTACAGTACATCAAACCATCATCCACACACTGCGGGCGTTCGCCTTTACCTTGTTTGTAGTATAGCTGTCCCAGATAATAAGTTTTCCATCCTGGGAAGCACTAACAAGAAGCCtgaaaacacagagagagagagagagagagagagaggagtcaGAACAATGAGGACAGAGAAAAGAGTTTCATCTTATTCTGAACACCTCCAAGGGGCCGTTTACACCCTCATCTGATCTAGTGCAATCTGCAAAAGgtatattaatattgtaatatcatTTCAGTCAGGTTAATATAGTCATAGCTGGTGCCCTGAAGGAAACTTCTGTATAACAGAATGGAAAAATCTTTGAGTCGTGTGGATTGCAGTGCTGTCAATATTGCTGAATTTTACTCTCCTTCCTAAATATAAACAATTGTCCAATTACATTCAGATTCAGGACGCAATATTAAAGAGCAAAAAAAGGGAAAGTTCAcgctaaaattaacatttactcactacactacctgacaaaagtcttgtcaccaagtttcaggagcaacaaataatatcttgacttctagttgatcatttggtatcagaagtgtcttatatgaaaggtaaagacctctagatgaggcttatttgagcacaataaaatatgatcatgtcttgatgttgactgatttcattaggacagtaaggtctgactctgcttagactaaaatctgctcactgaaccttcaataatgtccagtatagaatatgtgctcatgctgcagtggaaacagaatgaatattgtgtctgactccatcatgagcttggaggactgcatccatacatctctgacatgactcaaatcactgattaataaagtcatctggaatggtgaagaaagccttcttgcaggactcccagagttcatcaagagtctttgtgttcatcttcaacgcctcctccttcatcttactccagacgtgctcaataatgtccatctctggtgactgggctggccaatcctggagcagcttgaccttctttgcttccaggagctttgatgtggaggctgaagtatgagaaggagcgctatcctgctggagaattgtccctctcctgacGTTTAACTGATTTGTAGTGTTTTAATTCTACAAATGTTTCCACAGTGTTAAATGATAGTTAAAGGTTATTAACCTGAAAGATCACCAACAGCCTgtacaggacacacacacaccgaatTGAAcggtcttaaagagacagttcacctaaaaacaaACCTTTCCTCATTTACAGGCACTGAAGTGGTTCTAAATGTTGAcgagtttctttctgctgttgaacacaaagcaagatattttgaagaatgtgtaaAAAATAAGCCCCTGACATCCAtattaggaacaaaaatactacagaagtcaatggccAGCATAAATCTAccttggtgttcaacagaagaaagaaactcaaacaggaacaagtgaagaatgaggaaatgatgacagaatttacatttgagggaactgtccctttaaacatcATGTAGTAGATCAAGTGCTGATATGCAGACTAACTAAAGTACAGCAAACaggtttttataattattattattgttattattattattaaaacaggtttgtataattattattattattattaaaacaggtttgtataataataataattattattactattgaacAGGTttctataattaatattttattattattattattattaatattattattaaaacaggtttgtataataataataattaatattattaaacaggtttctataataataataataattattattattattaatattatacaggtttctataattattattattattaaacaggtttctataattattatttttattttattattattattaaacaggtttctataataataataataattattattattaatattatacaggtttctataataataataataattattattattattaataaacaggtttctataattattattattattattattattattattaaggtttctagaattatttttattattattattattattattattattcaggtttctataattattattattgttattattattattattattaatattattcagttttctataattattattattgttattgttattattattattattcagttttctataattattattattgttgttgttgttattattattattattattattattcaggtttctataattattattattgttattattattattattattattattattcaggtttctataattattattattgttattattattattattattattcagttttctataattattattattgttattattattattattattattattattcaggtttctataattattattattgttattattattattattattattattattattattcaggtttctataattattattattgttattattattattattattattattcaggtttctataattattattattgttattattattattattattattattattattattattcagttttctataattattattatttttgttgttgttattattattattattattattattattcaggtttctataattattattattgtgcataTTGAACATTTAATCACATGTTTAGATTCTGTGAAAGGAATTTACAGAAAAGCCATGAAATCAGAATGAGTCGTCATTTACAAGAAGAAATGTACGTAGAGTGAATGGATTGAGTGTAGCTGACGGTTTTGTGTAATTATAAATGCTCTTGTTAGTTACAGCTCCACACAAAGTTAAATGACACGCGCTGACACAGATGAGGAGACGAGCTGAGACCGAATGAAGAAAATACAGGCGCTAAAATACACAGCAAAAGCCCAAGGATTGACTTCATTCACGCCAAACCAGGACAATGGGGTTTAATCACACTGTCCTAAAAAAAGGTGTGCAAAACGTATCATCGATTGTACTATTACTGCATTACATTCAATTCACATCGCTGGGTTTAAGTGCGTCACATCAAACCAAGCCATTGATGAATGAAGCTTCCACTTCCACTCTGAAAAGCAGAAATATGACATGGGAAAATTATCATTGAAACTAATTGTTgcttattttaaaagcattaagagACTCAGAATATTTTGATGGCTAAGTacattcactttattttttttaagttttaaaaatgtttaccaGAGAGAAGaattttcttcaaaacattttaaaacacaatagtttttataactaatttctaatatacactcattggccactttattaggtacacctgtccaactgctcgttaacgcaaatcagccaatcacatggcagcagctcactgcatttaggcctgtagacatggtcaagatgatctgctgcaggtcaaagcgagcatcagaatggggaagaaaggggatttaagagactgaacgtggcatggttgttggtgccagacgggctgctctgagtatttcagaaactgctgatctactgggattttcacgcacaaccatctctagggtttacagagaatggtccgacaaagaggaaatatccagcgagcggcagttctgtgggcgcaaatgccttgttgatgccagaggtaatcaaataagcactcgatacaaccgaggtctgaGGAAGAGCATTACTGCATTTTTGAGcatttactgtactcaaatggcctccatagtcaccagaactcaatccaatagagcacctttgggatgtggtggaacgggagattggcatcatggatgtgtagccgacaaatctgcagcaactgtgtgatgctatcatgtcaatatggagcaaaatctctgaggaatatttccagtagcttgttgaatctacgacaCGGAGGATTaggacagttctgaaggcaaaaggggtccaacccggtactagtaagtgagtgtataaacatatattaatataaatacaccaactttttttttgtaatttggctagaataatgatgatatatatatataaatactgtggaaaacgttccttgctccgttaaacagcaAAGAAATTCTTGAAAACATGTAAACTACACACGAAGGCTAATATTCAACTTTACATTACAGGGTTAGTTCAGATTCAGAATAACATTCCCTACTAATTTACTCACCCCATTATCAACTAAGATAATTCCTTTCTTCAGCTGGAAATACCACTTAACAATATTAAAAGAAAGTCAACAACTGTTTTTCTAGGTGAGACTCCTATATCTCATCTGGGAAGTCTTTAAAGCTGCACTGAAACTGTGCACCAAAACACTGAGCACCACAGACGTGCACTATATGGAGGAAAATCCGTCATGTATTcatcaaaaactaaataaactaaatcttGAATggacagttcacgcaaaaatgaaaattctgccatcatgtCTATCATTcttactatggacgtcaatggtcgGCAGTTTtgcacattcttcaaaatatctcgtctccaacagaataaaaaaaatgttgtttgtcCTCACACGAACGTGAGTAAACAGAacgtaaattgtcatttttaggtgaaccgtCTCATTAATTTACTTCTGAACAGAAGAATGAGATCTTGGAGTAAGCGAATGATCAGAAAACGTGCGTTCGAAAAGTGAAGGACTCCATTAATCCCGGCTGTAGTGGTCAGTGCATCACCTTGAGTCAGTGCCCCAGTGCATGGCGTAGATCTTCGCCAAGTGTCCCCTCAGTGTCCGTCTAGTGCGCATCTGAATCCGCCCCACAGGATCAATATTAGCTGTGATCTGTGGGAGAAACACAAGCAGAAAACAGCTCAGAAGACGGCCATATCAATAAGTATATAACAGTATAGACGTTTACCTGTGTCTACTGGTTATTTGAGACGCAGGAGCACTTATGTTGCACGGGTATGATGGTGGCAATAGTTAAAAATACATAGTAGGGGTCAAAAATAACCAGTTTTATTTTATGCccaaatcattagaatatttaaGAGCGTTATTTAGACCAAGTCTAAGGTAATTTTCTCTGTATTTAGATTTGTATTAACCCTCAGATTGAGGATTGCCAAACAGCTGCATCACAGTCAAATATTCCCCTATGGTAAAACCTCATTTACTCAGCTGTTCAGTACCCAAATAGGGTCATTTTAAAAGGGTATATTTGTGGcgataattaaaaatacattgtagCAGTCAAagagtctcgtctatcaaatctgagctttaattagtattttctattggattcggatcaggggattgacttggccattctacagcttgattttctttctctgaaagcatctgagagtctcttCGGCtgcgttttggatcattgtcttgctgaaatggtttgatcttcatcctcctgctaatgtagattttgaactgaagcagctgatattcatttacactgaggaagagcagaggagtgctgaagaactactgagagatttcagctgctgtctgggctttcactgctcaaatacacctccctttcttcatgtgttcaacactttttccctgcatcgtttcattttattttgcataacttcatttgtgaactaattagatttgttttctttgcatatttaaatatgttgttaTCAACATCAGGTGATAGTCAACAGCAGCTTTAGAaagatgttttctgagaaaaatgctgacgTGTTCATTACCTTTTTCCACCTCTGTACATCAAAACGacattttttattagtaatatacaTTGCTAAGGGCTTTATTTAGATAACCTTAAACGTAATTTCTCagtattttgatttttttattattaaaaaagatgCAGATTTTCATATAGATGCATCTCAAGCAAATAATGTCCTATGCtaacaaagtatacatcaataaataacatcaatacaaatcttatttattcagctttcagataatgCATGACTCTCCAAATCGGCACTTATGATTATGATTTTGGGGGTCACATATTACATATTAACAGTCTTACCTGAGAGAGGGTGGCATCTGCACATGCTTTCCGTGCAtccttgaaaacaaaacaaaacaaatccagATTAAAAGTCACATTCAGGAATACGAAACCTcacacagagacaaacacacCAAACAAGCGTTACAACCAGAAAGCCTGAGGAAAGGCCTTGAGGAATTTGAGCCAATGAGATTTCACTGTGGAGCCAAGACATGTCACATGACTGAAATAGTCCCGAGTGATTGGTCAAAAATGCAACAGTCGGGTTTGCCATtcacataattaataattccATTACGTAATTCAAAATTCCTTCTCTAAAGCCATTAACTTCAACTTGTATATCTGTCCTTTTATGCATTAACTTAAAAGTGTGTGATATTATGATTCTCCTCATAGATGCTTGGTTGCCATCTCATAATAACGCATTAACCAAGACTTTGAAATCCCAGTGGGAGAAACGAGTGGAAAATAAAGTCCCGGAAGCAGCATTATTGAAATAGTGGCCAGCGCTAATGCACCCCATTAATAACAGAGCAGAAGGGAAGATGCAGCACTCAGTCCTGCGTATGagtgtttattttagtgtttgtgtaaaaaaaatgatCACTAAAGTAGTATAATGAGTAAATGTGCCAATTAAATTGTACAGATTATTCTGATTGCAATGTTATATGAACGCTGAACAGCAGAGGCTGTCAACAAGCACCACAAGACCGGATACTTTGGTATGAAGTCggtactaaaaaataaaacaatacggcaccagttgttttttttaatgtgcaatgtcattttcaccactagagggcatgtGTTCACGACAAACAAATGCATAGTTTGAGGATGCAGTACAAAGTCTCACtagaaataaaaatgttgcaTTTCTACTAAGCGAGATACATGGTTATAAATAATCTATTTAAATGTGTCTTTGCTTGTAGGACCCACTAAACACATACGCATGCTTATAACAAAAGAAACTTTAACTTCATttcatatttgtgtgtatttttgtactAAAATTAACAACTATGTAGCTACTTAATTTCTTGTTTTGGTACAGCACTTTTTGAtcaaaaataatagcaataataataataatttctctgtacttgtgctatttttttttaaacgaaagaaagaaaagagcaCCAGTCAAATGTTGTGTTGTCACGTGACCAGGTACTTTGGTACGAAATCGGTAGAAAACAATACAGtaccattttatttaaaggtgcaccCATatcattttcaccactagagggcatgtattcacaacaaacgaACGCATAGTTTGATGATGCAGTACGAAGTCTTACTCAAAATGAAAAATGTTGCAtttcaactaaagtttcaaataaaaaaaacccaaTTAAATGTGCCTTTGCTTATAGAACCCACTAAACACAAACGCACGCATCTACGAAATG encodes the following:
- the gnb1a gene encoding guanine nucleotide-binding protein G(I)/G(S)/G(T) subunit beta-1, whose translation is MSELDQLRQEAEQLKNQIRDARKACADATLSQITANIDPVGRIQMRTRRTLRGHLAKIYAMHWGTDSRLLVSASQDGKLIIWDSYTTNKVHAIPLRSSWVMTCAYAPSGNYVACGGLDNICSIYNLKTREGNVRVSRELAGHTGYLSCCRFLDDNQIVTSSGDTTCALWDIETGQQTTTFAGHTGDVMSLSLAPDTRLFVSGACDASAKLWDVREGMCRQTFTGHESDINAICFFPNGNAFATGSDDATCRLFDLRADQELMVYSHDNIICGITSVAFSKSGRLLLAGYDDFNCNVWDALKADRAGVLAGHDNRVSCLGVTDDGMAVATGSWDSFLKIWN